One genomic window of Tatumella citrea includes the following:
- a CDS encoding glucan biosynthesis protein G produces MMKMHWVGAAVLFAMYANSSWAFDLNDVAKQAKSLAAKSYDAPKSNLPSQFRDMKFADYQKIQFRRDKAYWGKLRTPFKLEFYHQGMYFDLPVKLNEVTASSVREIKYSPDYFNFANVPHDADAVKNLGFAGFKVLYPLNNKNKLDEITSFLGASYFRVIGAGQVYGLSARGLAIDTALPSGEEFPRFKEFWIERPKPQDKQLVIYALLDSPRATGAYRFVLHPGKDTTVDVQSKIFLRDNVGKLGVAPLTSMFLFGANQPSPNINYRNELHDSDGLSIHNGNGEWIWRPLNNPKRLAVSIYTLENPKGFGLLQRNRDFSHYQDLDDRYDLRPSGWVEPQGDWGKGHVELVEIPTNDETNDNIVAFWSPEQMPQPGKESDFNYRLHFTSNEAELHSPDVAWVKDTLRSAGDVKQSNLVRQPDGSIAFVIDFAGTAMSKLPEDTQVSPQVSIGDNGDVVEQNVRYNPVTKGWRLVLRVKVKDPKKTTEMRASLVSGDKTLTETWSYQLPANE; encoded by the coding sequence TTGATGAAAATGCACTGGGTTGGTGCTGCGGTCCTGTTTGCCATGTATGCCAATAGCAGTTGGGCATTTGATCTTAATGATGTTGCTAAACAAGCGAAATCTCTGGCCGCTAAAAGCTACGATGCTCCAAAAAGTAATCTGCCTTCTCAGTTCCGCGATATGAAATTTGCTGATTATCAGAAAATTCAGTTCCGCCGGGACAAAGCCTATTGGGGCAAATTGCGCACGCCTTTCAAACTCGAATTCTATCATCAGGGAATGTACTTTGACCTGCCAGTGAAACTGAATGAAGTTACGGCTTCATCGGTGCGGGAAATCAAATACAGCCCTGACTATTTTAATTTTGCTAATGTTCCGCACGATGCTGATGCGGTGAAAAATCTGGGATTTGCCGGATTTAAAGTTCTGTACCCGCTTAACAATAAAAATAAACTGGATGAAATAACCAGCTTCCTGGGCGCCAGCTATTTTCGTGTGATTGGTGCGGGTCAGGTTTATGGCCTTTCGGCGCGTGGCCTGGCCATTGATACTGCTTTACCTTCCGGTGAAGAGTTCCCACGATTTAAAGAGTTCTGGATTGAACGTCCGAAACCTCAGGATAAACAGTTGGTGATCTACGCGTTACTGGATTCACCACGTGCTACCGGGGCATACCGGTTTGTGTTACATCCGGGCAAAGATACAACTGTCGATGTACAGTCAAAAATCTTCCTGCGGGATAATGTCGGCAAACTGGGTGTCGCTCCACTTACCAGTATGTTCCTGTTTGGAGCGAATCAGCCTTCACCAAACATCAATTACCGTAACGAATTACATGATTCCGATGGTTTATCTATCCATAACGGTAATGGCGAATGGATCTGGCGGCCACTGAACAATCCTAAACGTCTGGCCGTCAGTATTTACACGCTGGAGAATCCGAAAGGCTTTGGCCTGTTGCAGAGAAACCGCGATTTCAGCCATTATCAGGACCTGGATGATCGTTATGATCTGCGTCCAAGTGGCTGGGTTGAACCTCAGGGTGACTGGGGTAAAGGCCATGTAGAGCTGGTTGAGATTCCGACGAATGATGAGACTAACGATAATATCGTAGCTTTCTGGTCACCGGAGCAAATGCCGCAGCCAGGAAAAGAGTCTGATTTCAACTATCGTCTGCACTTTACCAGCAATGAAGCCGAACTCCATTCACCGGATGTTGCCTGGGTGAAAGATACGCTGCGTTCAGCAGGGGATGTTAAACAATCTAATCTGGTTCGCCAGCCGGATGGCTCTATCGCGTTTGTGATTGATTTTGCCGGTACCGCGATGAGCAAACTTCCGGAAGACACTCAGGTTTCACCTCAGGTGAGCATCGGTGATAACGGCGACGTGGTAGAACAAAATGTCCGTTATAACCCGGTCACCAAAGGCTGGCGTCTGGTGTTGCGGGTTAAAGTTAAAGACCCGAAAAAAACCACTGAAATGCGCGCTTCGTTAGTGAGTGGCGATAAAACGTTGACGGAAACCTGGAGCTATCAGTTACCAGCCAATGAATAA